Proteins from a single region of Campylobacter lari:
- the rnc gene encoding ribonuclease III produces MLKKLQERLSYHFKNEQLLIEALTHKSYKKPYNNERLEFLGDAVMDLVVGEFLFFKFQKDSEGNLSKLRAALVNEKSFATLAQKLDLGTCIFMSIAEENNDGRNKPSILSDAFEALMGALYLEIGFEKTKNIALNLLNEVYPHIDTQSLFKDYKTRLQEITQAHMAGTPEYVVMKAFGPDHKKQFEIAVKIQGIEVARSIAGSKKEAQQQCAKIALEKLGKL; encoded by the coding sequence ATGCTTAAAAAACTCCAAGAAAGATTAAGTTATCATTTTAAAAATGAGCAATTGCTCATCGAAGCTTTGACACATAAAAGCTATAAAAAGCCTTATAATAATGAAAGATTAGAGTTTTTGGGTGATGCTGTAATGGATTTAGTAGTAGGGGAGTTTTTGTTTTTTAAATTCCAAAAAGACTCAGAAGGAAACCTTTCTAAGCTTAGGGCAGCTTTGGTAAATGAAAAATCTTTTGCAACCTTAGCACAAAAACTTGATCTTGGAACATGTATTTTTATGTCTATTGCAGAAGAAAATAATGATGGACGCAATAAACCTTCTATACTTTCTGATGCCTTTGAAGCTTTAATGGGAGCTTTGTATTTAGAAATAGGTTTTGAAAAAACTAAAAACATAGCATTAAATTTACTCAATGAAGTTTATCCGCATATTGATACACAAAGTTTATTTAAAGACTATAAAACAAGACTTCAAGAAATTACACAAGCACATATGGCAGGCACACCCGAGTATGTAGTGATGAAAGCTTTTGGACCTGATCATAAAAAGCAATTTGAAATTGCAGTAAAAATTCAAGGTATAGAAGTAGCAAGATCTATAGCAGGTAGTAAAAAAGAAGCCCAACAACAATGTGCCAAAATAGCACTTGAAAAATTAGGAAAACTATGA
- the rnhA gene encoding ribonuclease HI, whose product MKNIEIYTDGSCLNNPGFGGWAYVLTYKNHQKEQSGACENTTNNRMELMAIIQALKALKEPCEVKLYTDSNLMVQSINEWLKDWIKKDFKGKKNIDLWKEYLNVAKDHKITAFWIKAHNGHELNERCDELARNAALKLQEERLINA is encoded by the coding sequence TTGAAAAATATTGAAATTTATACAGACGGATCGTGTTTAAATAACCCTGGTTTTGGAGGGTGGGCTTATGTTTTAACTTATAAAAATCATCAAAAAGAACAAAGTGGGGCATGTGAGAATACAACAAATAATCGTATGGAGTTAATGGCCATTATACAAGCTTTGAAAGCTTTAAAAGAGCCATGCGAGGTAAAATTATACACAGATTCAAATTTAATGGTGCAAAGTATTAATGAATGGCTTAAAGATTGGATAAAAAAAGATTTTAAAGGTAAAAAAAATATTGATCTTTGGAAAGAGTATTTAAATGTTGCTAAAGATCATAAAATAACTGCTTTTTGGATCAAAGCACATAATGGCCATGAATTAAATGAGCGTTGTGATGAACTAGCAAGAAATGCAGCTTTGAAACTCCAAGAAGAAAGGTTGATAAATGCTTAA